The following proteins are encoded in a genomic region of Cryptococcus gattii WM276 chromosome I, complete sequence:
- a CDS encoding MFalpha1 protein, putative (This is a direct repeat sequence of the following gene CGB_I1120W on the opposite strand), whose protein sequence is MDAFTAIFTTFTSAAASSSEVPRNQEAHPGGMTLCVIA, encoded by the coding sequence ATGGACGCCTTCACTGCCATCTTCACCACTTTCACTTCTGCCgctgcttcctcttctgaAGTTCCTCGTAACCAGGAGGCTCACCCCGGTGGCATGACCCTTTGTGTCATCGCCTAA
- a CDS encoding Eukaryotic translation initiation factor PRT1p, putative (Similar to TIGR gene model, INSD accession AAW43191.1), which translates to MSVTDLDYFSKDEQREIEVELDTGFKVIEEKYAVAAQKGFETMLVVDNIPAVDDSKKQRLLERLRQTFAKVGAPIEVESIDMPWNAATGTNKGFIFLTYPDVKEAENAIHALDGVSFGKNVLHVNRFGDIQRFASMPIGESDLPSGWKEKEYIEKDYLRNWLGDLAGRDQYVTFWDAEVTVWWNGRNGTAEALKGSDGKPLKNNKWGELYLQWSTMGTYLASLHRVGVALWSGPKLDGPIGVNVLRFTHPNVRLIQFSPCENYLVTWSEDPLPNYENHPNAALRDTFGPEDEGNQYVVWDIKTTRVLRTFPGDKSAFGADDSQSRLSWPAFKWSADDSYIAKCNVGAGISVYELPTMGLLDKKSIKIEGVQDFEWCPMSQKDLIARQEGKGKECVLAFWTPEAQNQPARVNIMAVPSRTILRSKNLFNVSECKFYWQSQGDFLCVKVDRHARKAKSKKATSCNLEIFRMREKDYPVEVLEFKDYVPQFAWEPSGTRFAIVLQTETNISSVSGVSTKYSIDFYQLDSKKGDFIAIKHLDSKMANTLVWSPKGRHIALATIGSSSKYDIEFWDLDFTIDERREAAELGANVTMLGTGEHYGITEIAWDPSGRYIATSASTWRQSPEPGFSIWDFKGQQLLHESRDRFKQFLWRPRPPTLLSKEQIKKVRKELREYSRQFDEEDAAEENRGSAEKLAQRRREIGEWNAWRARNNDRLVVEREKRGKSKAKIDVQGQEARVEEWVEELIDETEELSR; encoded by the exons ATGTCCGTCACCGACTTAGACTACTTTTCAAAAGATGAGCAGCGTGAGATTGAAGTTGAGCTCGACACTGGCTTCAAGGTCATTGAGGAAAA GTATGCTGTGGCCGCCCAGAAGGGCTTTGAGACGATGTTGGTCGTTGACAACATCCCTGCCGTCGACGATAGTAAGAAGCAGAGACTGTTGGAGCGATTGAGGCAGACGTTCGCCAAAGTGGGCGCGCCCATTGAGGTTGAAAGTATCGACATGCCTTGGAACGCAGCAACCGGCACTAATAAAGG TTTCATTTTCCTGACATACCCCGATGTGAAGGAAGCGGAAAATGCCATCCACGCCCTCGACGGTGTGTCCTTTGGTAAAAACGTGCTGCATGTCAATCGATTTGGAGACATACAACGTTTCGCCAGTATGCCTATCGGTGAGAGCGATCTGCCATCGGGctggaaagagaaggagtatATCGAGAAG GATTACTTGCGAAACTGGCTTGGGGATCTTGCTGGGAGAGACCAGTATGTAACCTTCTGGGATGCAGAGGTTACTGTGTGGTGGAACGGACGCAATGGAACCGCCGAGGCTCTAAAGGGGTCAGACGGTAAACCTCTGAAGAACAAT AAATGGGGTGAGTTGTATCTACAATGGTCTACCATGGGAACCTACTTGGCTTCACTTCATCGTGTGGGCGTTGCTCTTTGGTCCGGTCCCAAACTCGATGGACCCATTGGCGTCAATGTGCTCAGATTCACTCACCCCAATGTCCGGCTTATCCAGTTTTCCCCCTGCGAGAATTACCTCGTTACCTGGTCAGAAGATCCTCTTCCGAATTATGAGAATCATCCCAATGCAGCGCTACGCGACACTTTTGGTCCTGAAGACGAAGGAAATCAGTATGTCGTTTGGGACATCAAGACGACGCGTGTTCTTCGGACATTCCCAGGTGATAAATCCGCATTTGGTGCAGATGACAGTCAATCCCGCTTATCGTGGCCAGCCTTCAAGTGGTCTGCGGATGACTCGTATATCGCGAAGTGCAATGTCGGCGCGGGGATTTCAGTGTATGAGTTGCCTACTATGGGATTGTTAGATAAAAAGAGTATAAAAATTGAGGGGGTACAAGACTTTGAGTGGTGTCCTATGAGCCAGAAGGATTTGATAGCGAGGcaagaaggaaaggggaaagagTGTGTTCTGGCCTTCTGGACCCCTGAAGCTCAGAATCAGCCGGCTAGAGTGAACATAATGGCTGTTCCAAGCCGGACGATCTTGAGATCAAAGAATCTGTTTAATGTCTCTGAA TGTAAATTTTACTGGCAGAGTCAAGGTGACTTTCTTTGTGTAAAGGTTGACCGCCATGCTCGAAAGGCCAAATCCAAAAAGGCTACTTCGTGCAACTTGGAAATTTTCCGCATGCGTGAGAAAGATTACCCTGTGGAGGTCCTTGAATTCAAAG ACTACGTTCCACAATTTGCGTGGGAGCCTTCGGGCACTCGTTTTGCCATCGTCCTCCAAACGGAAACAAACATTTCATCGGTCTCTGGGGTGTCGACCAAATACAGTATCGACTTCTATCAGCTTGATTCCAAGAAGGGTGATTTCATTGCAATTAAGCATCTTGACAGCAAGATGGCCAATACTCTTGTTTGGTCGCCCAAGGGTCGCCATATCGCATTGGCCACCATAGGATCGTCCAGCAAGTATGATATCGAATTCTGGGATCTTGATTTCACCATCGACGAAAGGCGAGAGGCTGCTGAGCTTGGAGCCAACGTCACTATGTTGGGCACTGGGGAGCATTACGGTATCACAGAGATTGCTTGGGATCCTAGTGGACGATACATTGCGACTTCTGCATCTACATGGCGACAGTCT CCTGAGCCTGGCTTTTCTATTTGGGATTTCAAGGGCCAACAGCTCCTACACGAATCGCGGGATCGCTTCAAGCAGTTCCTTTGGCGGCCTCGTCCTCCAACGCTGCTTAGTAAGGAACAGATTAAGAAGGTCAGAAAGGAACTTCGAGAATATTCGCGCCAGTTcgacgaagaagatgctGCGGAGGAGAACCGAGGGAGTGCCGAAAAGCTCGCCCAACGTCGCAGAGAGATTGGGGAGTGGAATGCTTGGAGGGCTAGGAACAATGACAGGCTGGTTGTTGAGCGCGAGAAAAGGGGCAAGTCAAAAGCCAAGATTGATGTTCAAGGCCAGGAGGCGCGGGTTGAAGAGTGGGTTGAAGAGCTTATCGATGAGACTGAGGAATTGTCGAGGTAA